A genome region from Methylorubrum populi includes the following:
- a CDS encoding SCO family protein, translating into MAAEPRPLPRASRGSGLILAAFALGLLGIAAATVAFLPRGDRPAALSAVGGPFRLESSKGGTVDSRVLKGKPFLVFFGFTRCPNVCPTTLADLGTLLDAFGAEGGDVPAYYVTLDPERDTPAVMRDYMASFTDRITGLTGTPQAIAQVARDYRASVKRVPLPGGDYILEHTLMVYMMDRDGGFAGPLDLNAGHALALAQLRKLAADGRTT; encoded by the coding sequence ATGGCCGCTGAACCCCGGCCGCTCCCCCGCGCCTCGCGGGGAAGCGGCCTGATCCTCGCCGCCTTCGCGCTGGGGCTGCTCGGCATCGCGGCGGCGACGGTCGCCTTCCTGCCGCGGGGAGACAGGCCGGCCGCCCTGTCGGCGGTCGGCGGTCCGTTCCGGCTCGAATCCTCCAAGGGCGGCACCGTCGATTCGCGGGTGCTGAAGGGCAAGCCGTTCCTGGTCTTCTTCGGCTTCACCCGGTGCCCGAACGTCTGTCCGACGACGCTGGCCGATCTCGGCACCCTGCTCGACGCATTCGGCGCCGAGGGCGGCGACGTCCCGGCCTACTACGTCACCCTCGACCCCGAGCGGGACACGCCGGCGGTGATGCGCGACTACATGGCCTCGTTCACGGACCGGATCACCGGGCTGACCGGCACGCCGCAGGCGATCGCGCAGGTGGCGCGCGACTACCGCGCCTCGGTGAAGCGGGTGCCGCTGCCCGGCGGCGACTACATCCTGGAGCACACGCTGATGGTCTACATGATGGACCGCGACGGGGGCTTTGCCGGGCCGCTCGACCTGAATGCCGGGCACGCGCTCGCCCTCGCGCAGCTCCGGAAACTGGCCGCCGACGGCCGGACCACCTGA